In [Leptolyngbya] sp. PCC 7376, a genomic segment contains:
- a CDS encoding iron uptake porin, translating to MNRLFTVTTALSVALVGGSLSEAIAVPTNSLSMQDDLLTQQDSIGQVNSVFQLRDVAPSDWAFDALRNLVEKYNCIVGYPDGTFRGNRSLSRYEFAAGLNACMQQIERLIVGGGTDVDAADITRLRALVQEFEAELATLGARVDDIEGRVEFLEDHQFSTTTKLEGKVIFAAIGSGGGAGDDDQITFGNRVRLNLDTSFTGEDNLRVRLQAENANSPDIGTPEGNLAFAGGGTNDVVVDALVYAFPLGEKLNVAIAANAGASDDFASTINYLDGDGNEGALSTFGTRNPIYYLIEDKGIGFDYAFSDKINLGVGYMAPDAQDPSEGNGLFNGAYGAMAQLHVKPVDSFEFGLTYLNSYNISDTGTGSSRSNISEFITDNGGTATTTTNSFGIEASWMLSERFVLGGWVGYSDVSLESSAGLTGDEAEIWNWAATLAFPDLGKDGALGGLIVGMEPRVTDSNITVGGLSAEDSDTSLHIEGFYQYPINDNISIMPGFVWLTSPDHNDSNDSVVIGTIRTLFSF from the coding sequence ATGAATCGTTTATTTACAGTCACCACAGCGCTCAGTGTTGCGCTTGTGGGTGGTTCCCTCTCTGAGGCGATCGCCGTACCGACTAATTCTTTGTCGATGCAGGATGATCTACTCACCCAACAGGATTCTATCGGTCAGGTAAACAGCGTCTTTCAACTGCGTGATGTTGCGCCCTCTGACTGGGCATTCGACGCACTCCGCAACCTCGTCGAAAAATATAACTGCATCGTCGGTTATCCCGATGGTACTTTCCGTGGCAATCGTTCCTTGAGTCGTTATGAATTTGCTGCTGGTCTCAACGCTTGTATGCAACAGATCGAACGCCTCATTGTTGGCGGTGGTACTGATGTAGATGCAGCAGACATCACTCGTCTCCGTGCTCTCGTTCAAGAATTCGAAGCAGAACTTGCAACCCTCGGTGCACGTGTAGATGACATCGAAGGTCGCGTTGAGTTCCTCGAAGACCACCAATTCTCTACAACTACCAAGCTCGAAGGTAAAGTTATCTTTGCTGCAATTGGCTCAGGTGGTGGCGCAGGTGATGATGATCAAATCACTTTCGGTAACCGTGTTCGCTTGAACTTAGACACAAGCTTCACTGGTGAAGACAACCTACGCGTTCGTTTACAAGCAGAGAACGCTAATTCTCCTGACATTGGCACTCCTGAAGGTAATTTGGCATTCGCAGGTGGCGGTACCAACGATGTTGTTGTTGATGCCCTTGTTTATGCTTTCCCACTTGGTGAGAAGTTGAATGTGGCGATCGCCGCAAATGCTGGTGCATCGGACGACTTTGCTAGCACAATCAACTACCTTGATGGCGATGGTAACGAAGGCGCACTTTCGACTTTCGGTACCAGAAACCCCATTTACTACCTCATCGAAGATAAGGGTATTGGTTTTGACTATGCCTTCAGCGACAAGATTAACTTAGGAGTCGGCTACATGGCTCCCGATGCCCAAGACCCCAGCGAAGGTAATGGTCTGTTCAATGGTGCATATGGTGCGATGGCTCAGCTCCATGTCAAGCCTGTTGATAGCTTCGAATTTGGCTTAACTTACCTCAACAGCTACAACATTAGTGACACTGGTACAGGCAGTAGTCGTTCCAATATCAGTGAATTCATCACTGACAATGGTGGTACAGCTACTACTACCACGAACTCCTTCGGTATCGAAGCTTCTTGGATGCTTTCTGAACGCTTCGTTCTTGGTGGTTGGGTCGGCTACAGTGATGTGAGCCTCGAATCTTCAGCTGGTTTAACTGGTGATGAGGCAGAAATTTGGAACTGGGCAGCGACCCTCGCGTTTCCTGACCTCGGTAAAGATGGTGCTCTCGGTGGCTTAATTGTTGGTATGGAGCCGCGTGTGACTGACTCCAACATTACAGTTGGTGGTCTTTCGGCAGAAGATTCTGATACTTCACTTCATATCGAAGGTTTTTACCAGTATCCAATTAATGACAACATCTCAATCATGCCTGGTTTCGTATGGTTGACATCTCCTGATCACAACGACAGCAATGACAGTGTTGTGATCGGTACAATTCGTACTCTCTTCAGTTTCTAA
- a CDS encoding quinone-dependent dihydroorotate dehydrogenase — translation MALLNFAKPSYPLVLAAFKSNPEQGHRQLIKTLHWLERSPDMVWSQFMKTQMKQDFCVTDQRLQQKLWGLDFPNPVGLSAGCDKDAMAAGMWSRFGFGFAEMGAVTLHSQPGNPLPRLFRLPEDQAALNRLGANNLGASVMAKTLAESWKIEPRQIPIGINLCKSKITPLEEAAADYKGSFEFLESVADYFVVNVSSPNTPGLRSLQGGEQIQPILDALKTANTNNKPILIKISPDLEWEAIANIVTIAQNYELSGIIATNTTTKRTGLKTKILEKTGNPVTEEAGGISGAPVRQRSTEVIRFIYEKTEGTLPIIGVGGIFLAEHAWEKITAGATILQLYTGWIYEGPWIIPNVLKGLLAKLDEHNLNHISEAIALDFKK, via the coding sequence ATGGCTCTACTCAACTTTGCAAAGCCCAGTTATCCCCTTGTTTTAGCAGCATTTAAGAGTAATCCAGAGCAAGGACATCGCCAACTAATCAAAACGCTTCATTGGTTAGAGCGATCGCCAGATATGGTGTGGAGCCAATTTATGAAGACGCAAATGAAGCAGGATTTTTGCGTTACAGATCAACGGCTTCAGCAAAAGCTTTGGGGGTTAGACTTCCCGAATCCAGTGGGGCTATCAGCAGGTTGTGATAAAGATGCGATGGCGGCAGGTATGTGGTCGCGATTTGGGTTTGGCTTTGCAGAGATGGGTGCAGTAACGCTTCATTCCCAACCCGGTAATCCGTTACCTCGTTTATTTCGTCTGCCGGAGGATCAAGCTGCTCTAAATCGTTTGGGAGCAAATAATCTCGGTGCGTCGGTGATGGCCAAAACCTTGGCAGAAAGCTGGAAAATTGAACCGCGACAAATTCCGATTGGCATTAATCTCTGCAAATCAAAAATCACGCCTTTAGAGGAAGCCGCGGCGGATTACAAAGGTAGTTTTGAATTTCTCGAATCGGTAGCCGATTATTTTGTCGTAAATGTCAGTTCGCCGAATACGCCTGGTTTGCGATCGCTCCAAGGCGGTGAACAGATTCAACCGATTCTTGATGCTCTTAAAACAGCGAACACAAACAATAAACCCATTCTGATTAAAATTTCCCCTGATCTTGAATGGGAGGCGATCGCCAACATTGTCACCATCGCCCAAAATTATGAACTCTCCGGCATTATCGCGACGAACACCACAACAAAACGCACTGGTCTCAAAACGAAAATTCTTGAGAAAACCGGCAATCCCGTCACCGAAGAAGCTGGCGGTATTAGTGGCGCTCCTGTCCGACAACGCTCGACGGAAGTGATCCGTTTTATCTACGAAAAAACCGAAGGCACTTTACCGATTATTGGGGTTGGTGGAATTTTTTTGGCTGAGCACGCTTGGGAAAAAATCACTGCTGGTGCAACGATTCTGCAACTCTACACCGGCTGGATTTATGAGGGTCCTTGGATTATCCCCAATGTCTTAAAAGGTTTGCTCGCTAAACTTGATGAACACAATCTCAACCATATTTCTGAGGCGATCGCCCTAGATTTTAAAAAATAA
- a CDS encoding Fe2+-dependent dioxygenase, translating into MLFTIPQILTSEELEDIRLVLGAAEFVDGKLTAGWHAKLVKNNQQLTTKSPQADSLKKQVKKAFNDHPLVQSAIRPKSIHTMLFSRYETGMSYGRHTDNALMGSRRSDVSFTLFLNEPDQYEGGELVIESADAEKAYKLPAGSAIAYPSTSLHRVDPVISGTRLVAVGWIQSYIRDPQHREILFDLEVTRRSLFAQSGKTNEFDLLSKSVANLTRMWAE; encoded by the coding sequence ATGCTGTTTACGATTCCACAAATCCTTACTTCAGAAGAACTAGAAGATATCCGACTTGTCCTTGGGGCAGCGGAATTTGTGGATGGGAAACTTACAGCCGGCTGGCACGCTAAGCTCGTCAAAAATAATCAGCAACTTACGACAAAAAGTCCGCAGGCTGATAGTCTCAAAAAACAAGTTAAAAAGGCTTTTAATGACCATCCTTTGGTGCAGTCAGCAATTCGTCCGAAAAGCATTCATACGATGCTATTCAGTCGATATGAAACAGGGATGTCTTATGGTCGCCATACTGATAATGCATTAATGGGTAGTCGGCGTTCTGATGTGTCTTTTACTTTGTTTTTGAACGAGCCAGATCAATATGAAGGCGGTGAATTAGTCATTGAAAGCGCTGATGCAGAGAAAGCTTATAAGCTTCCTGCAGGTAGTGCGATCGCCTATCCTTCCACCAGTTTGCACCGCGTTGATCCAGTGATTTCAGGGACACGTTTAGTTGCTGTTGGTTGGATTCAGAGCTATATTCGTGACCCTCAACATCGCGAAATTCTATTTGATCTAGAGGTTACCCGCCGCAGCCTTTTCGCTCAATCTGGCAAAACAAATGAATTTGATTTGCTCTCGAAAAGTGTCGCTAATTTAACGCGGATGTGGGCAGAGTAA
- the rodA gene encoding rod shape-determining protein RodA: MGIDWWLMTVTIALTVIAGLAIRSAQLNVGVIDWRQHWITAIVGLVFCFLIARTRYKALIFGHWIIYVLSLVSLIAVMVIGVTANGAQSWIGVGGFNVQPSEFAKISLILTLAALLHKNTADSLPNILKVTAVAAVPWFCIALQPDLGTAMVFGAIGMGMIYWANANVGWLVLMVSPLVSAVMFNVFFPAWIIWFGVMGLIAWFTLPWRWFGTVGAMAANAIAGSGAGVLWGLLKDYQKARLTLFLDPEQDALGGGYHLIQSRIAIGSGQLWGQGLYEGSQTQLNYVPEQHTDFIFSVIGEELGFVGAIAVMILFWILCLRLIRIACKTEDNFGSLIAVGVLSMILFQVLVNVGMTLGVAPITGIPLPWLSYGRSSLLTNFIAIGLVQAVANRTSRTNNSSSTGL; this comes from the coding sequence ATGGGGATAGATTGGTGGCTAATGACCGTAACCATTGCCCTTACTGTGATTGCTGGGTTAGCGATTCGGAGTGCCCAGTTAAATGTTGGAGTGATTGATTGGCGGCAACATTGGATTACTGCCATTGTAGGGTTGGTATTTTGTTTTCTTATTGCCCGTACCCGTTATAAGGCACTCATTTTTGGACATTGGATTATTTATGTCTTGAGCTTGGTTTCGCTGATTGCTGTCATGGTGATTGGTGTGACCGCAAATGGTGCCCAAAGTTGGATTGGAGTGGGTGGTTTTAATGTGCAGCCCTCAGAATTTGCCAAAATCAGTTTGATTCTGACTTTGGCGGCATTGCTCCATAAAAATACAGCAGATAGCCTTCCGAATATTCTCAAAGTAACGGCGGTGGCTGCGGTGCCTTGGTTCTGTATTGCCCTCCAGCCTGACCTTGGTACTGCGATGGTTTTCGGGGCGATCGGGATGGGAATGATCTATTGGGCTAATGCCAATGTGGGTTGGCTCGTGTTGATGGTCTCACCCCTTGTTTCAGCGGTCATGTTCAATGTCTTTTTCCCTGCTTGGATCATTTGGTTTGGGGTAATGGGCTTAATCGCTTGGTTTACGCTGCCATGGCGGTGGTTCGGGACAGTGGGCGCAATGGCAGCGAATGCGATCGCCGGATCCGGTGCTGGTGTGCTGTGGGGACTGCTCAAGGACTATCAAAAGGCTCGTTTAACGCTGTTTCTCGACCCCGAACAGGATGCCCTCGGCGGTGGTTATCACCTGATTCAATCCCGCATTGCTATAGGCTCTGGCCAGCTTTGGGGACAGGGTTTATACGAGGGCTCACAAACACAACTGAACTATGTCCCAGAGCAACATACCGACTTTATTTTTTCCGTAATTGGTGAAGAGCTGGGGTTTGTTGGGGCGATCGCCGTGATGATTTTATTTTGGATTTTGTGCTTGCGATTGATTCGAATTGCCTGCAAAACCGAGGATAACTTTGGCTCATTGATCGCCGTTGGTGTTCTCTCAATGATTTTGTTTCAGGTGTTGGTCAATGTTGGGATGACCCTCGGTGTTGCGCCGATTACGGGGATTCCGCTACCTTGGCTGAGCTATGGTCGTTCATCGCTGCTGACGAATTTCATTGCCATTGGCCTTGTGCAAGCTGTCGCCAACCGAACATCGCGTACGAATAACAGCAGTTCGACTGGTTTATAG
- a CDS encoding 2Fe-2S iron-sulfur cluster-binding protein, producing the protein MTTTYKVEIQHRGNTYTIDVPEDQTILEAAHENQIDLPTSCGAGVCTTCAALITEGTVTREEGIGLSPDLQEEGYALLCVAYPSSDVKLESDKEEAVYDRQFGQSS; encoded by the coding sequence ATGACAACTACTTATAAAGTCGAAATTCAGCACCGTGGTAACACCTACACCATTGATGTGCCCGAAGACCAAACGATCCTTGAAGCAGCCCACGAAAATCAAATTGATTTACCCACATCCTGTGGTGCTGGAGTTTGTACAACTTGTGCGGCGCTAATCACCGAAGGCACCGTAACCCGTGAAGAAGGGATTGGTTTATCGCCAGATCTCCAGGAAGAAGGCTATGCGTTGTTATGTGTGGCTTATCCTAGTTCGGATGTGAAATTGGAATCGGATAAGGAAGAAGCGGTTTATGACCGGCAGTTTGGTCAAAGCTCTTAA
- a CDS encoding DUF2062 domain-containing protein: MSQSLSRKRTKKNSSLRLFRYWYLKIRRQEGSSEAIARGWACGVFAGSFPLFGLQTLIGLLLATLLRGNKFTAAAGTWISNPFTYVPIYYFNFRIGEIILRQQAEFSVDQLESWTQMGLAGFHFMFILFTGCIVVGSALGIAAYFGTLRLTNRWRSLKKQR, translated from the coding sequence GTGAGCCAATCTTTGTCTCGTAAACGCACCAAGAAAAATTCATCGTTACGTTTATTTCGGTATTGGTATCTGAAAATTCGCCGCCAAGAAGGGTCGTCAGAGGCGATCGCCAGAGGTTGGGCCTGCGGAGTGTTTGCAGGCAGTTTTCCGTTATTTGGCTTGCAAACATTAATTGGTTTATTGCTAGCGACTCTATTGCGTGGCAATAAATTCACGGCAGCAGCAGGCACCTGGATCAGTAATCCATTTACCTACGTCCCCATTTATTATTTCAATTTTCGGATAGGGGAAATCATCCTTCGACAGCAGGCCGAGTTTAGCGTCGATCAATTAGAATCCTGGACGCAAATGGGGCTGGCAGGTTTTCATTTTATGTTTATCTTGTTTACCGGCTGTATTGTGGTGGGATCTGCGCTCGGTATTGCGGCTTATTTTGGCACCCTGAGATTGACAAACCGGTGGCGATCGCTGAAAAAGCAACGATAG
- a CDS encoding zinc-dependent alcohol dehydrogenase family protein, giving the protein MKAIAMTRVGSPEVLTLLDFPEPELLQPQQILVKLAAAGVNPIDTKICSRGTFYDDPLPAILGCDGAGIVEEVGSAVKNFRVGELVYFCDGGLGKTGKGNYAEYAVVDSRFVAHKPKNLSFAEAAAAPLVLITAWEALGDRARIQKDQTILIHAGAGGVGHVAIQLAKKWGAKVITTVSTPDKDRLARKLGADETIFYKDTDITEAVLDFTKGKGVDIAFDTVGGQVFWDTVPAVKIYGDLVTILEPDFSLDNLKLARKRNLRIGLELMLTPMLMGIEAGQIHHAEILEQCTEWFESGDLKIHLGQTFPLAEAKLAHEAIATGSTTGKIALTMPE; this is encoded by the coding sequence ATGAAGGCGATCGCCATGACGAGAGTGGGTTCCCCAGAGGTACTCACTCTTTTAGATTTTCCGGAGCCAGAGCTTCTTCAACCGCAGCAGATTTTAGTTAAGTTGGCTGCAGCGGGTGTGAATCCCATCGACACAAAGATTTGCAGTCGCGGCACATTTTATGATGATCCTTTACCCGCCATTCTCGGTTGTGATGGTGCGGGCATTGTTGAGGAAGTAGGCAGTGCAGTCAAAAATTTTCGGGTTGGAGAGCTCGTCTATTTTTGTGATGGTGGTCTCGGCAAAACTGGAAAAGGCAATTACGCGGAATATGCGGTTGTGGACAGCCGTTTTGTTGCCCACAAGCCCAAAAATTTATCTTTTGCGGAAGCTGCTGCCGCCCCTCTCGTTTTAATTACAGCTTGGGAAGCATTAGGCGATCGCGCTCGAATTCAAAAAGATCAAACGATTTTAATCCATGCAGGTGCAGGGGGCGTTGGTCATGTGGCAATCCAACTTGCGAAAAAGTGGGGAGCCAAAGTGATTACGACAGTCAGTACCCCAGATAAAGATCGCCTCGCGAGAAAATTGGGAGCTGATGAAACAATTTTCTATAAAGATACTGATATTACGGAAGCAGTGCTCGATTTCACAAAAGGAAAAGGGGTCGATATTGCCTTTGACACAGTAGGTGGGCAAGTTTTTTGGGATACAGTACCAGCGGTAAAAATTTATGGCGATTTAGTGACGATTCTTGAGCCAGATTTTAGTCTCGATAATTTAAAACTGGCTCGCAAACGTAATTTAAGGATTGGCTTAGAGTTAATGCTCACACCAATGTTGATGGGTATTGAAGCCGGGCAGATTCACCATGCCGAAATCCTCGAGCAATGTACAGAATGGTTTGAGTCAGGCGATCTAAAAATTCATCTCGGACAAACGTTTCCTCTCGCCGAGGCCAAACTCGCTCATGAGGCGATCGCCACCGGATCAACAACCGGAAAAATAGCACTCACTATGCCCGAATAG
- a CDS encoding iron uptake porin, protein MTKIFKIVATSVTASILGVLPYAEAIAAPTNSLAMQDDLLTQQDSLGQVNSVFQLRDVAPSDWAFDALRNLVEKYNCIVGYPDGTFRGNRSLSRYEFAAGLNACMQQIERLITGGSDVDAADITRLRALVQEFEAELATLGARVDDIEGRVEFLEDNQFSTTTKLKGQVSFALSQAFGEQKADGSDLDSQVVFNNRVRLFFNTSFTGDDLLITRLDALNTVPFGPGEGGEPNVTGTSMTRTAFDEGNGNDVSIGKLFYGFSAGSIGDDHDDHKDDDHKDDEHHEDEHDDHGHGPAKGARWSFAIDAVGGEFNENFVNFNEFFSEELTGAVSRFGRFNPIYYQGLEGTGASMTYRFSEALSFSAGYLAPDANDPSSRAGLFDGSHAALAQLTIEPSDRLALGLTYARSYFPGGSLIAVSGETGSEAANVPFGEDVATSANSYGVQGRYEISPRFSLSGWAGLTEANAEANGFNADAGVAVNDGDSATAFNWALTLAMLDVGKEGNLLGFIVGQPPRVTDNDAGEESSEASWHLEAQYRHQLNDNIAINPGVFVVLNPENQDNDSIVVGTIRTIFEF, encoded by the coding sequence ATGACTAAAATATTTAAAATCGTCGCAACGTCAGTGACTGCTTCGATTCTGGGCGTTTTGCCCTATGCAGAGGCGATCGCCGCACCGACTAATTCTTTGGCGATGCAAGATGACCTACTCACCCAGCAAGATTCACTTGGTCAGGTAAACAGCGTCTTTCAACTGCGTGACGTTGCCCCTTCTGACTGGGCATTCGACGCCCTCCGCAACCTCGTCGAAAAATATAACTGCATTGTTGGTTATCCCGATGGCACTTTCCGTGGGAACCGCTCCCTCAGCCGTTATGAATTTGCTGCAGGTCTCAACGCTTGTATGCAGCAAATTGAGCGTCTAATCACTGGTGGGTCTGACGTAGATGCAGCAGATATCACTCGTTTGCGCGCTCTTGTTCAAGAATTTGAAGCAGAACTTGCAACTCTCGGTGCTCGTGTAGATGATATCGAAGGTCGCGTTGAATTTCTAGAAGACAATCAGTTCTCCACAACCACTAAGTTGAAAGGACAAGTAAGTTTTGCTTTAAGCCAAGCATTTGGCGAGCAGAAAGCAGATGGCAGTGACCTTGACAGTCAAGTCGTTTTCAATAATCGAGTTCGGTTGTTTTTCAATACCAGCTTCACTGGAGATGATCTATTGATCACTCGTCTAGACGCTCTGAACACCGTTCCCTTTGGTCCTGGGGAAGGAGGCGAACCAAATGTCACAGGGACATCCATGACCCGAACTGCCTTTGATGAAGGTAATGGCAATGATGTCAGCATTGGTAAATTGTTCTATGGCTTCTCTGCAGGAAGCATTGGGGATGACCATGATGATCACAAAGATGATGATCACAAAGATGATGAACATCACGAAGACGAGCATGATGACCACGGTCATGGCCCTGCCAAAGGTGCTCGCTGGTCTTTCGCCATTGATGCGGTAGGTGGTGAGTTTAACGAAAACTTTGTTAACTTTAATGAGTTTTTCTCAGAAGAATTAACAGGTGCAGTTTCGCGTTTCGGTCGCTTCAACCCTATTTATTATCAAGGTTTGGAAGGAACTGGTGCATCTATGACCTATCGTTTCAGTGAAGCTCTTAGCTTTTCTGCGGGTTATCTAGCGCCTGATGCCAATGATCCTTCTTCGAGAGCTGGTTTATTTGATGGTTCCCACGCCGCCCTAGCTCAACTCACGATCGAACCAAGCGATCGCCTTGCTTTGGGTCTAACATATGCCCGTTCCTATTTCCCTGGCGGTAGTTTGATTGCAGTATCTGGTGAAACAGGTAGTGAAGCCGCTAACGTTCCATTTGGTGAAGATGTCGCAACCTCGGCAAACTCATACGGTGTTCAAGGTCGCTACGAAATTAGTCCCCGTTTTTCCCTCTCTGGTTGGGCTGGTTTAACCGAGGCTAATGCAGAAGCAAATGGATTTAACGCCGATGCTGGTGTTGCAGTCAATGATGGGGATAGCGCTACCGCGTTTAACTGGGCATTAACTCTAGCGATGTTAGATGTCGGTAAAGAAGGTAATCTACTAGGTTTCATTGTGGGACAACCCCCAAGAGTTACCGACAATGATGCGGGAGAAGAATCTAGCGAAGCATCTTGGCACCTCGAAGCGCAGTATCGCCACCAGCTCAACGACAATATCGCGATTAATCCCGGTGTTTTCGTCGTGCTCAATCCTGAGAACCAGGACAATGACTCAATTGTGGTTGGCACAATCCGCACAATCTTCGAGTTTTAA